The following coding sequences lie in one Verrucomicrobiota bacterium JB022 genomic window:
- a CDS encoding co-chaperone GroES yields the protein MNITPLGDRVLVKPVTADEEVKGGIIIPDSAKEKPTTAEVLALGTGKKDGEDYKFTVSVGDRVIISKYGGTVVKYDNVEYTILREDDILGIVR from the coding sequence GTGAATATCACCCCTCTCGGCGATCGAGTGCTGGTCAAGCCCGTCACGGCGGACGAAGAAGTGAAGGGCGGGATCATCATCCCCGACTCGGCTAAGGAAAAGCCCACTACCGCAGAAGTGCTCGCCCTCGGCACCGGCAAGAAGGACGGCGAAGACTACAAGTTCACCGTCAGCGTCGGCGACCGCGTGATCATCAGCAAGTACGGCGGCACCGTGGTGAAGTACGACAACGTCGAATACACCATCCTGCGCGAAGACGACATCCTCGGCATCGTCCGCTAA
- the groL gene encoding chaperonin GroEL (60 kDa chaperone family; promotes refolding of misfolded polypeptides especially under stressful conditions; forms two stacked rings of heptamers to form a barrel-shaped 14mer; ends can be capped by GroES; misfolded proteins enter the barrel where they are refolded when GroES binds), with amino-acid sequence MAKQIRFDEDARKKLLRGVEILARTVKVTLGPKGRNVVIDKKFGSPTITKDGVSVAKEIELPDPYENMGAQMVKEVATKTSDNAGDGTTTATVLAEAIFREGLKSVSSGANPVYVKRGIDKAVQVAVKNIREQAIPVNDRNAVKNVATVSANWEVEIGEIIAEAMDKVGKDGTITVEEAKGIETTLDVVEGMQFDKGYLSPYFATDQEAMEAVLDDAYILIHEKKISNLNDLLPILQKVAQQGKPLLIIAEDVEGEALATLVVNKLRGMLQICAVKAPGFGDRRKEMLKDIAVLTGGQFITEDLGIKLDSLELSDLGRAKRVTIDKESTTIVEGAGAANDIQGRVKQIRRAIEETTSDYDREKLQERLAKLAGGVAVINVGAATEPEMKEKKARVEDALHATRAAVEEGIVAGGGTALLRARKAVDVLSLEGDEEIGRLIIAKALEAPLRQLCTNAGVEGSLIVQQVLSKEGKEGYNVATGEFEDLLAAGVVDPAKVTRSALQNAASVSGLLLTTEAIITDLPEEKKEAPDMGGMGGMGGMGGMM; translated from the coding sequence ATGGCTAAGCAAATCCGTTTTGACGAAGACGCCCGTAAGAAGCTGCTGCGCGGCGTGGAAATCCTCGCCCGCACCGTCAAGGTAACCCTCGGGCCCAAGGGCCGCAACGTGGTCATCGACAAGAAGTTCGGTAGCCCGACCATCACCAAGGACGGCGTTTCCGTCGCCAAGGAAATCGAACTGCCCGACCCCTACGAAAACATGGGCGCGCAGATGGTGAAGGAAGTCGCCACCAAGACGAGCGACAACGCCGGCGACGGCACCACCACCGCTACCGTGCTCGCCGAAGCCATCTTCCGCGAAGGCCTCAAGAGCGTTTCCAGCGGCGCCAACCCCGTCTACGTGAAGCGCGGTATCGACAAGGCCGTCCAGGTCGCCGTCAAGAACATCCGTGAGCAGGCCATCCCGGTTAACGACCGCAACGCCGTCAAGAACGTCGCCACCGTGTCCGCCAACTGGGAAGTGGAAATCGGCGAAATCATCGCCGAAGCCATGGACAAGGTCGGCAAGGACGGCACCATCACCGTCGAAGAAGCCAAGGGCATCGAAACCACCCTCGACGTGGTCGAAGGTATGCAGTTCGACAAGGGCTACCTCAGCCCCTACTTCGCGACCGACCAGGAAGCGATGGAAGCCGTGCTCGACGACGCCTACATCCTCATCCACGAGAAGAAGATCAGCAACCTCAACGACCTGCTGCCCATCCTCCAGAAGGTGGCCCAGCAAGGCAAGCCGCTGCTGATCATCGCCGAAGACGTGGAAGGCGAAGCCCTCGCGACACTCGTGGTCAACAAGCTCCGCGGCATGCTCCAGATCTGCGCCGTCAAGGCCCCCGGCTTTGGTGACCGCCGCAAGGAAATGCTCAAGGACATCGCCGTCCTCACCGGTGGCCAGTTCATCACCGAAGACCTCGGCATCAAGCTCGACAGCCTCGAACTCTCCGACCTCGGCCGTGCCAAGCGCGTCACGATCGACAAGGAAAGCACCACCATCGTGGAAGGTGCCGGCGCCGCCAACGACATCCAAGGCCGCGTGAAGCAGATCCGCCGCGCGATCGAAGAAACCACCAGCGACTACGACCGCGAAAAGCTCCAGGAGCGCCTCGCCAAGCTCGCCGGCGGTGTGGCCGTGATCAACGTCGGTGCCGCGACCGAGCCCGAAATGAAGGAGAAGAAGGCCCGCGTGGAAGACGCTCTGCACGCTACCCGCGCTGCCGTCGAAGAAGGCATCGTGGCTGGCGGTGGCACCGCTCTGCTCCGCGCCCGTAAGGCCGTCGACGTCCTCTCGCTCGAAGGCGACGAAGAGATCGGCCGCCTGATCATCGCCAAGGCCCTCGAAGCCCCCCTGCGTCAGCTCTGCACCAACGCCGGTGTGGAAGGCAGCCTCATCGTCCAGCAAGTCCTCTCGAAGGAAGGCAAGGAAGGCTACAACGTCGCCACGGGTGAATTCGAAGACCTCCTCGCCGCTGGCGTGGTGGACCCGGCCAAGGTGACCCGCTCTGCCCTGCAGAACGCCGCCTCCGTTTCCGGCCTCCTCCTCACGACCGAAGCCATCATCACCGACCTGCCGGAAGAGAAGAAGGAAGCTCCCGACATGGGCGGCATGGGTGGTATGGGCGGCATGGGCGGCATGATGTAA
- the cimA gene encoding citramalate synthase: MSSEKPPVLIYDTTLRDGTQGEGISFSAKDKLIIAQRMDAMGFDYIEGGWPGSNPRDMAFFDLARGAQFQHAKLAAFGSTRRAGIKAEDDAQLATLVAADTPVVTIFGKTWLLHVTEVLRTTPEENLRMIEDSVRFLTSKGREVIYDAEHFFDGYKDDPAYALATLEAAERGGAQCLTLCDTNGGSMVSWLQETVRKVVAHFPNTRIGMHCHNDCGLGVAVSMAGVEAGATLVQGTMNGYGERVGNADLTTIVPNLALKLGYPVNCRASLPQWRPFSLEVARYANQVANKKAPWVGQSAFAHKGGVHANAAQKVAHSYEHIQPETVGNRQRILLSDMAGGSSVAMKAAELGIDVDHKSPEMRSFLQRLKELENVGYEFENADASFEVLLNEHFHGLEDNFKLVSYRTISEVVREREEVIAEAVIKLRVNNDDEVHLAIAESGGPVGALDHAARKAFGTHFPELQNVHLADYKVRILQANSGTDSIVQVLINSSDGEQDWWTCGASPNIIEASWQALRDSYRFKLMKLQQQAAPAAV; the protein is encoded by the coding sequence ATGAGTTCCGAGAAACCGCCCGTTCTGATCTACGATACCACTTTGCGTGACGGCACGCAGGGCGAGGGCATCTCCTTTTCCGCCAAAGACAAGCTGATCATCGCCCAGCGCATGGACGCCATGGGCTTTGACTACATCGAAGGCGGCTGGCCGGGCAGCAACCCGCGCGATATGGCCTTCTTCGACCTGGCCCGCGGCGCCCAGTTCCAGCACGCCAAGCTGGCGGCCTTCGGCTCCACCCGCCGCGCCGGCATCAAAGCGGAGGACGACGCGCAGCTCGCGACCCTCGTGGCCGCCGACACCCCCGTCGTCACCATCTTTGGCAAGACCTGGCTGCTGCACGTGACGGAGGTCCTGCGCACCACGCCGGAGGAAAACCTGCGTATGATCGAAGACTCCGTGCGCTTCCTCACCAGCAAGGGCCGCGAGGTGATCTACGATGCCGAGCACTTTTTCGACGGTTACAAGGACGACCCGGCCTACGCGCTGGCCACCCTCGAAGCAGCCGAACGCGGCGGTGCCCAGTGCCTCACGCTCTGCGATACCAACGGCGGCTCGATGGTCAGCTGGCTGCAGGAGACGGTGCGCAAGGTCGTGGCCCACTTCCCCAACACGCGCATCGGCATGCACTGCCACAACGACTGCGGCCTCGGCGTCGCCGTCAGCATGGCAGGCGTCGAAGCCGGCGCCACACTCGTCCAGGGCACCATGAACGGCTACGGCGAGCGCGTCGGCAATGCCGACCTCACGACGATCGTGCCCAACCTCGCGCTCAAGCTCGGCTACCCGGTCAACTGCCGGGCCAGCCTGCCCCAGTGGCGCCCGTTTTCGCTCGAAGTGGCCCGCTACGCCAACCAGGTGGCCAACAAAAAGGCCCCGTGGGTCGGCCAGAGCGCGTTTGCCCACAAGGGCGGCGTGCACGCCAACGCGGCGCAAAAGGTGGCGCACAGCTACGAGCACATCCAGCCGGAGACGGTCGGCAACCGCCAGCGCATCTTGCTCAGCGACATGGCGGGCGGCAGCAGCGTGGCGATGAAGGCGGCCGAGCTGGGCATCGACGTCGACCACAAGAGCCCTGAGATGCGCTCGTTCCTCCAGCGCCTCAAGGAGCTCGAAAACGTGGGCTACGAGTTCGAGAACGCCGATGCGTCCTTTGAAGTGCTGCTCAACGAGCACTTCCATGGCCTCGAAGACAACTTCAAGCTCGTCAGCTACCGCACGATCTCCGAAGTGGTGCGCGAGCGCGAAGAGGTGATCGCCGAGGCGGTGATCAAACTCCGCGTCAACAACGACGACGAAGTGCACCTCGCCATCGCCGAAAGCGGCGGCCCGGTCGGCGCGCTCGACCACGCCGCGCGCAAGGCCTTCGGCACGCACTTCCCCGAGCTGCAAAACGTCCACCTCGCGGATTACAAGGTGCGCATCCTCCAGGCCAACAGCGGCACCGACTCCATCGTGCAGGTGCTGATCAATTCCAGCGACGGCGAGCAGGATTGGTGGACCTGCGGCGCTTCGCCCAACATCATCGAAGCCTCTTGGCAGGCCCTCCGCGACTCCTACCGCTTCAAGCTGATGAAGCTGCAGCAACAGGCCGCACCCGCCGCAGTGTAG
- a CDS encoding PEP-CTERM sorting domain-containing protein: MKRTITLLALALLPALSQASVSLNFSLEWTANGTDGLGLDGSVFDFTFTTEDEVYSGANTPFGLPGALISDPFVTVSGASNQLLNGTFSVTFPEATYLSPDFFGLFYLWLYSEPYTPSFEINNGLTIASPYWNGPGVATPANGDTVELAHFEGGTVSGNTVTITHDVLGSYSYNFGSFTVSGPDAAPLVPEPSTYAALAGLGALGFIAYRRRHD, from the coding sequence ATGAAACGCACCATCACCCTTCTTGCACTCGCTCTCCTTCCCGCGCTCTCACAGGCGTCCGTGAGCCTCAACTTCTCCCTTGAATGGACCGCCAATGGCACGGACGGCCTCGGCCTCGACGGCAGCGTGTTCGACTTTACCTTTACGACCGAGGACGAGGTCTACAGCGGTGCCAACACACCCTTTGGGCTCCCGGGGGCGCTGATCAGCGATCCCTTCGTCACGGTTTCGGGTGCCAGCAACCAGCTCCTGAACGGCACTTTCTCGGTGACCTTCCCGGAGGCCACCTACCTGTCGCCCGATTTCTTCGGCCTGTTCTACCTCTGGCTCTACAGCGAGCCCTATACGCCCAGCTTTGAGATCAACAACGGCCTCACCATTGCGAGCCCGTATTGGAACGGTCCTGGCGTCGCCACCCCCGCCAACGGTGATACCGTTGAACTGGCCCACTTCGAAGGCGGCACCGTCTCAGGCAATACCGTCACCATTACCCACGACGTGCTCGGCTCTTACTCCTATAACTTCGGCAGCTTTACCGTGTCCGGCCCCGACGCCGCCCCGCTCGTCCCCGAGCCCTCGACCTACGCCGCTCTCGCCGGTCTCGGCGCCCTCGGCTTTATCGCCTACCGCCGCCGCCACGACTAA
- a CDS encoding YciI family protein produces the protein MTQYLVTIHRPNDYDPSREDDAMARAIDAVNDEMVAAGVRVFVGGLQPIGQARSIRPQPDGQVAVTEGLYLGSPEHVGGLWVLEVATFDEALEWGRKAAIACRAPVEVRPFH, from the coding sequence ATGACACAATATCTGGTCACGATTCATCGCCCGAACGACTACGACCCCTCCCGCGAGGACGACGCGATGGCCCGCGCCATCGATGCGGTCAACGATGAGATGGTGGCGGCAGGCGTGCGGGTGTTCGTGGGCGGTTTGCAGCCGATTGGGCAGGCGCGCTCGATCCGGCCTCAGCCCGATGGGCAGGTCGCGGTGACGGAGGGGCTATATCTGGGCAGCCCGGAGCATGTGGGCGGGCTGTGGGTGCTTGAGGTCGCGACGTTCGACGAGGCGCTGGAGTGGGGGCGCAAGGCCGCCATCGCTTGCCGGGCTCCGGTCGAGGTGCGCCCGTTTCACTAG
- a CDS encoding AraC family transcriptional regulator, translating into MITDRLSLVEPLLDMATGEGFSPTRLPGVKFMRATRSYAEMKVSYEPSIVIIAQGRKYGHLPDKRFVYDADNYLVLTVPMPFDCSTECREGEPLLGLSIGVTPALVSELALQVGAAPTRERPQAIESARLDGPIRDATARLLQALRSDEEAAVLGPQLVREVAYWALKGPLGYNLRALAAPDNHFGQICRIINRLQADCARPIEVEGLAREAGMSVSTFHAHFKAVTSFSPLQYLKNIRLHRARLLMLHEGLSAAETALRVGYESASQFSREFKRYFGDTPGATVARLREDMLSLA; encoded by the coding sequence ATGATCACCGATCGACTCTCCCTCGTCGAACCCTTGTTGGATATGGCCACCGGCGAAGGCTTCAGCCCCACCCGCCTGCCGGGCGTCAAGTTCATGCGCGCGACACGGAGCTATGCGGAGATGAAGGTGTCTTACGAGCCGAGCATCGTGATCATCGCGCAGGGCCGCAAATACGGGCACCTGCCAGACAAGCGCTTCGTCTACGATGCCGACAACTATCTGGTGCTGACCGTGCCGATGCCTTTCGACTGCTCGACCGAGTGCCGCGAGGGCGAGCCGCTACTCGGCCTGTCCATCGGCGTCACCCCCGCCCTCGTGTCGGAGCTGGCGCTGCAGGTGGGCGCGGCACCCACGCGCGAACGCCCGCAGGCCATCGAATCGGCCCGGCTCGACGGCCCCATCCGCGACGCTACCGCCCGCCTGCTGCAAGCCCTCCGCAGCGACGAAGAAGCGGCCGTGCTGGGCCCCCAACTGGTGCGCGAGGTGGCTTACTGGGCGCTAAAGGGGCCGCTGGGCTACAACCTCCGCGCCCTCGCCGCGCCCGACAACCATTTTGGCCAGATCTGCCGCATCATCAACCGCTTGCAGGCCGACTGCGCCCGGCCCATCGAAGTCGAAGGGCTGGCGCGCGAGGCGGGCATGAGCGTCTCGACCTTCCATGCGCACTTCAAGGCGGTCACGTCGTTCTCGCCGCTACAGTATCTGAAAAACATCCGCCTGCACCGCGCCCGACTCCTGATGCTCCACGAAGGCCTGAGCGCAGCCGAAACGGCCCTGCGCGTCGGCTACGAAAGCGCCTCGCAGTTCAGCCGCGAATTCAAGCGCTACTTTGGCGACACCCCCGGCGCAACCGTCGCCCGCCTGCGCGAAGACATGCTAAGCCTGGCGTAG
- a CDS encoding SDR family oxidoreductase: MSQIAPKVVLITGASSGIGEATARHLADRGATVVLGARRTERLEKIAAEIEAARGRVAYRALDVTSLEDMQAFAAFAQERFGQVDVLINNAGLMPLSPLAELKIDEWNRMIDVNIRGVLHGIAAVLPGMEARGSGHIINVSSIGGFQVWPACAVYCGTKFAVRAISEGLRQETKKVRVTIVSPGVVESELASTITDPASQAAMEEFRKVALTPDAIARAMAYAIEQPADVDVNELVVRPTAGAQ, from the coding sequence ATGTCTCAGATCGCCCCCAAAGTCGTCCTCATCACCGGTGCCAGCAGTGGGATCGGTGAAGCTACCGCCCGCCACCTCGCCGACCGTGGTGCCACCGTCGTCCTCGGCGCCCGCCGCACAGAGCGCCTCGAAAAGATCGCGGCCGAGATCGAAGCCGCCCGGGGCCGTGTCGCCTACCGCGCGCTCGATGTCACGAGCCTTGAAGACATGCAGGCCTTCGCCGCGTTTGCCCAGGAGCGCTTTGGGCAAGTCGATGTGCTGATCAACAACGCGGGCCTGATGCCGCTCTCGCCGCTGGCCGAGCTGAAGATCGACGAATGGAACCGCATGATCGACGTCAACATCCGTGGCGTGCTGCACGGGATTGCCGCCGTTTTGCCGGGCATGGAAGCGCGCGGCAGCGGCCACATCATCAACGTGTCGTCCATCGGCGGCTTCCAGGTCTGGCCGGCCTGCGCGGTGTATTGCGGCACCAAGTTCGCCGTGCGCGCCATCTCCGAGGGCTTGCGCCAAGAGACCAAAAAGGTGCGCGTGACGATCGTCTCGCCCGGCGTCGTCGAGTCCGAGCTGGCCAGCACTATTACCGACCCTGCCTCGCAAGCCGCGATGGAGGAGTTCCGCAAGGTGGCGCTGACGCCCGACGCGATTGCCCGCGCCATGGCCTACGCGATTGAGCAACCCGCCGATGTCGACGTCAACGAACTGGTCGTGCGTCCGACCGCCGGCGCGCAGTAA
- a CDS encoding carboxymuconolactone decarboxylase family protein — translation MDPCHECPLGRAFSGRELLAIFALIAALLFVLPAAKAETPRRLAGEQALLALSQSDELPAHVRQLEREFPEMAHATIEYALGDVWGREVLDPKTRQLVALSALAAEGAWPQFKLHATYALGHGATPEELLEVTHLLTVTSGFPAAMNATQALKEVFAAEGIDLPLPAAK, via the coding sequence ATGGACCCTTGCCATGAATGCCCGCTGGGGCGCGCTTTCTCCGGTCGCGAGCTGCTGGCGATCTTCGCCCTGATCGCCGCGCTCCTCTTCGTCTTGCCCGCAGCCAAAGCCGAGACGCCGAGACGACTGGCGGGGGAGCAGGCCCTGCTCGCGCTCAGCCAGAGCGACGAATTGCCAGCCCACGTTCGGCAGCTCGAACGGGAGTTCCCGGAGATGGCGCACGCCACGATCGAGTATGCTTTGGGTGACGTGTGGGGGCGGGAGGTGCTCGATCCGAAGACGCGGCAGCTGGTGGCGCTTTCCGCCTTGGCCGCCGAAGGGGCGTGGCCGCAATTCAAGCTCCATGCCACCTATGCGCTCGGCCACGGCGCGACGCCGGAAGAGCTGCTGGAGGTCACGCACCTGCTCACCGTCACCTCCGGCTTCCCCGCCGCGATGAACGCCACCCAGGCGCTGAAGGAAGTCTTCGCCGCAGAGGGCATCGACCTGCCGCTCCCGGCGGCAAAGTAG
- a CDS encoding lactate/malate dehydrogenase family protein, with amino-acid sequence MKVSIIGGGGRVGSNAAFALQCGGLVSEIQIMDVNQDLAEGEALDLMHGASCLGGQRIYAGDYERAKDSDIFVITAGLRRKPDESRLDLINRNVSLFRNILQDIQRGGYKPCAHFFIVSNPVDILTQLAAQTLNVPTPQVYGLGTMLDTARFRSLIAAELKYSASQVKALILGEHGDTMVPVWSSATIAGLPMAGMDVVTPAFQNTIFQRTKTSGAEVIRRKGGAGWAVGATIAETVHAVALDKQDLLPVSSVQNGCYGLRDVSISVPTILGRKGVLEHRQVKLWPKEEQGLVASAQALKTILKQVG; translated from the coding sequence ATGAAAGTTTCCATTATCGGCGGCGGTGGCCGCGTGGGTTCCAATGCCGCCTTTGCCCTCCAATGCGGGGGCCTCGTTTCGGAAATCCAGATCATGGATGTGAACCAGGATCTGGCCGAAGGCGAGGCGCTCGACCTGATGCACGGTGCGTCCTGCCTCGGCGGGCAACGCATCTATGCGGGCGACTATGAGCGCGCCAAGGACAGCGACATCTTCGTCATCACCGCCGGCCTGCGCCGCAAGCCCGACGAGAGCCGCCTCGACCTGATCAACCGCAACGTCAGCCTGTTCCGCAACATCCTGCAGGACATCCAGCGCGGCGGTTACAAGCCCTGTGCGCACTTCTTCATCGTATCCAACCCGGTCGACATCCTGACGCAGCTCGCCGCGCAGACGCTCAACGTGCCGACCCCACAAGTCTACGGGCTGGGCACAATGCTCGACACCGCGCGCTTCCGCTCCCTCATCGCTGCCGAGCTGAAATATTCGGCCTCGCAGGTGAAGGCGTTGATCCTCGGCGAGCATGGCGACACGATGGTCCCCGTCTGGTCGTCGGCCACCATTGCAGGCCTCCCGATGGCAGGCATGGATGTCGTGACGCCCGCCTTCCAGAACACGATTTTCCAACGCACCAAGACCAGCGGCGCGGAAGTCATCCGCCGCAAGGGCGGTGCCGGTTGGGCCGTGGGTGCGACGATCGCCGAAACCGTCCACGCCGTGGCGCTCGACAAGCAGGACCTCCTGCCCGTGTCCTCCGTCCAGAATGGCTGCTACGGCCTGCGCGACGTGTCGATCAGCGTGCCAACGATCCTCGGCCGCAAAGGCGTGCTGGAGCACCGCCAGGTAAAGCTGTGGCCGAAGGAAGAGCAAGGCCTCGTCGCCTCCGCCCAGGCGCTCAAGACCATCCTCAAGCAGGTCGGTTAG
- a CDS encoding class II aldolase/adducin family protein produces MAKVYTANEVQALLDAGKGEADIPAGAIITPAGRDVLRSGGIQATRSTAPTAKVAKAAEPATPPIPTVPDYEYRWAPGSDAKAPADIQAFFNSEPMMVLKRRMVDIGRRMWERDYTDGNGGNLTIRVGDNLVLCTPTLISKGFMTVEDICLVDMDGNQLAGKRKRTSECMTHLGIMKRQPKAKACCHAHPPHATAFAVAKVRPPSCLIPEAEVFLGQIGMAPYQTPGTPANADVVGTAAVENMAVLMENHGVITWGKDIEDAYWKMENTDAYCRTIWVASQLGKELTPITGQQAKELIALRQSLGMEDKRADWKECELCDNSEFRPGFASVPLGNACAIPAPAQPAKYDGQAESVVKMITDQILAQLGGR; encoded by the coding sequence ATGGCCAAAGTATACACCGCAAACGAGGTGCAGGCCTTGCTCGACGCGGGCAAGGGCGAAGCCGACATCCCGGCGGGCGCCATCATCACGCCAGCCGGCCGCGACGTGCTGCGCAGCGGCGGCATCCAGGCCACCCGCTCGACCGCACCGACGGCCAAAGTCGCCAAGGCAGCCGAGCCCGCCACCCCGCCGATCCCCACCGTGCCGGATTACGAATACCGCTGGGCCCCGGGCAGCGATGCCAAGGCACCCGCCGACATCCAGGCCTTCTTCAACTCCGAGCCCATGATGGTGCTCAAGCGCCGGATGGTCGACATCGGCCGCCGCATGTGGGAGCGCGACTACACCGACGGTAACGGCGGCAACCTCACGATCCGCGTGGGTGACAACCTCGTGCTCTGCACCCCCACCCTCATTTCCAAGGGCTTCATGACGGTCGAGGACATCTGCCTCGTCGACATGGATGGCAACCAACTCGCCGGCAAGCGCAAGCGCACCAGCGAGTGCATGACGCACCTCGGCATCATGAAGCGCCAGCCCAAGGCCAAGGCCTGCTGCCACGCCCACCCCCCGCACGCGACCGCCTTTGCCGTCGCCAAGGTGCGTCCGCCGTCCTGCCTCATCCCCGAGGCGGAAGTCTTCCTCGGCCAGATCGGCATGGCTCCCTACCAGACCCCGGGCACGCCCGCGAATGCCGACGTCGTCGGCACTGCCGCAGTGGAAAATATGGCGGTCTTGATGGAGAACCACGGCGTCATCACCTGGGGCAAGGACATCGAAGACGCCTACTGGAAGATGGAAAATACCGACGCCTATTGCCGCACGATCTGGGTCGCCTCCCAGCTCGGCAAGGAGCTGACGCCCATCACCGGCCAGCAGGCGAAGGAGCTGATCGCGCTCCGCCAGTCCCTCGGTATGGAAGACAAGCGGGCCGACTGGAAGGAATGCGAGCTGTGCGACAACTCCGAGTTCCGCCCCGGCTTTGCCTCCGTCCCGCTCGGCAACGCCTGCGCCATCCCAGCGCCAGCCCAACCCGCCAAGTACGACGGCCAGGCCGAGTCGGTCGTGAAAATGATCACCGACCAGATCCTGGCCCAGCTCGGCGGCCGCTAA
- a CDS encoding EutN/CcmL family microcompartment protein, whose amino-acid sequence MKICRVIGEVVLSHSLFPAQSRGRLCLASPLGKEELLHPEQIKISNQATLVTYDHLGAQKGDLIGVVEGGEAMRPFDHPMPIDAYCACILDTLRYEPTDTLQ is encoded by the coding sequence ATGAAAATCTGCCGCGTAATCGGAGAAGTCGTCCTGAGCCACTCCTTGTTCCCGGCCCAAAGCCGGGGCCGGCTCTGCCTCGCTTCTCCCCTGGGCAAGGAAGAGCTGCTCCACCCGGAGCAAATCAAGATTTCCAACCAGGCCACGCTGGTCACCTACGACCACCTGGGGGCCCAAAAGGGCGACCTGATCGGCGTCGTGGAAGGCGGGGAGGCCATGCGCCCCTTCGACCACCCGATGCCCATCGACGCCTACTGCGCCTGCATCCTGGACACCCTTCGTTACGAACCAACGGACACCCTTCAATAA
- a CDS encoding EutN/CcmL family microcompartment protein, whose product MLLARVVGHATSTIKHPTMQGVRLLLCETISETGEAQGGFFLAADWIGAGHGACVYVSTDGSAAEAYHHKPDSPIRNTIMGIAESFA is encoded by the coding sequence ATGCTGCTTGCCCGCGTCGTAGGCCACGCCACCAGCACGATCAAGCACCCCACCATGCAAGGGGTGCGCCTGCTGCTGTGCGAGACCATCTCCGAGACGGGCGAGGCGCAAGGCGGGTTCTTCCTGGCGGCCGACTGGATCGGTGCGGGCCACGGCGCCTGCGTCTACGTCAGCACCGATGGCTCGGCCGCCGAAGCCTACCACCACAAGCCCGATTCCCCGATCCGCAACACGATCATGGGGATCGCCGAATCCTTTGCCTGA